Within the Glycine soja cultivar W05 chromosome 3, ASM419377v2, whole genome shotgun sequence genome, the region TGCTATCAAATAAGAAGACATAGAGCAAACCTTTTCAGAAGAATTAAGAAGGCATACAAAGGATATAAGAGAAAGCTAACAACACAATATAGTCTGTTATTAGCTGAAATTTAGtgaaaatcacaaattattTGTAGGTTtcacttcttatttaataaatgtctcttataattttgtaatttttcaatacattttaacCAATAGAGAGTAAGTGTGAGAAGAATTGTCATAtagaagaaattattacataatCCAAGACAACTATGGTCTCGACTAATCTCCACATGATATGTAACTAAGTGTTATTATTTCCttgtaaattgattttttttttattatgtcacGTAAAGATTAGCTAGGAGCCTAGGACCATAGACAAGTGGTGGTGCTCGACCATATAGCATCTACTCGAGATGATTAAGTTCATAATCCTGCATCAACAAATGTCATGTAACTCACCAAATCACGGAACTTGAGGATATAGAACATCTCAAGATATCGTCGAGTTTCACGCCTCTCTAATTTGGAAACGTATTTCCAGAAACTATAAACTCCCGCCAAGGTCATAAGCCTTTCAGAATAAATCTTCCAAGTGTACCTGTTCATTTTTGACTTAGCATTCAGTGTGTAACAAGAAAAGCAACAAAGTTTTAACAAGATTACCTACCTTTCATAAATTCTTTGAAGACCACCATTAGATATTTTCTTCCAATGGTCTGGGTCCTCCTTGCTCTTTTGGAAAAATTCAACCAATAGCTCTGAAGCTTGATCAGGATGATAAGGATCAATGTGGAATCCTGATATACCATGCTCAATGATCTCAGCAGGACCACCATGACAAGTAGCAAAAGTGGGGAGTCCACAAGTCATGGCCTCCACAACTGTAAGTCCAAAAGCTTCATAGAAAGCAGGCTGCAACCAGAGAGTAGTAGTTACAAATAATGCCTGAGCATCCAATCAAATAGGAAAGAGATAATAGTATAATTATAATACCTGAATGAAAGCACCTTGTGTGTCTGCTATGTAGCGATACAGCTCCCCGTTACGTGCCCTATTTGTTTGGGCAGCAATCCAACGAAAATCACcatttaaattatactttttcatGAGCTCGTGCATCTTCTCAATTTCTGCAATTTCTTCTCTGTCACTCGACTTCTTTACATCAATATAACCAGCTACTACGACAAGGTTGACCAGTTCCCTCAATTTGCTGTTCTTACCAAAGCATTCTACCAATCCAGTTATGTTTTTCACTCTGTCTAGCCTTGCCATGGAGAAAATTATGGGCTTTGACTTGTCTTTCAATGAACCACTGCCACAAAAGAGACGAAGATAAACTCATTAACTGTCATAGTTGCTTTCAACTGACAAATGCAGCATGCATCTTAACAGCTCTTACAAACAGCTTTAGATATTCTATTCCTTATCAGGACTATGCATGTGGAGGTCTGGGTGGGTTTTTAAACGAGGCATCAGTACTGAAGGAAAAGTGATGACTTGAAAGTGGAAGCTGATAGACTTGTATAAATTTTTGCATGATGCATAATGGACAACTAAGTCAACTTTCATTCATTTTGACCCATTAGAGCATGGATGATAAGGTAGAGTTATCAAATTAATCATAAGATCAATTACTAATGGAGATACAGATTGATGTAGAAGTAAATAACCAAAATTAAGAAGTTCTGCAATTGAAATAGACTCACATGTATTCATCAGTCTGCTCAGGATCAAATAACAGCTTTTCAATTGAACCATGCAGGGCTGTAAGCCTGTTCTGCTTTTCAGAGTAGGGGAAATATATTGACATATCAGCTCCAGGAGAGACAATATTGAACTTGGGATCAAAAACATCAATGCCATGGACAACCCTATAGAGCCCAGGAAGAGTAAAACCAGTGTGGCTCTCATACTGGCCAACAGTATTTTTCCTGAAATATGggttaagaaaatgaaatgagtaACATTAGCATAACTGAAAACCAAGACATATATAGATTACTAGGAAAATGTGGGTTAGCACCAGGGATAGATATGTGAGATGCCTAGAAAGGATGCTTAAGCAAAATAGTAACTAGCTCATGTGCCTTAAAGAGAAATTTCCAAGACAAAAGAAATGACTAGGTATATCATCATATAACTGAGTGGACGTTGGTAAGCCATGACAGTTGCTGTCACCACGCATAATTTAGGAATCTTGAGACAACAAGTTATGTTACACCAAACACATGATAAGTCTCTCACTACAGTCATAGGATGCCTACACATGTAATGCCAAATGGGTATGCAAGGTTCAATGAAAAGAAGCAGATAACAGTTAAAATAAGCATGGAGACATGCCATTTGGGAGCATATGTTTTTAAGCAAAAGGTAAGCATGGAGACATGCCATTTGGAGCTTgtaaaagaaatgaaagttaTATAACAAGCcatattataaaagaattaaCATCGTCACAAATCATGAAGTAAACCATATATCATGAAAACAATACTTACGTTCCTGCAATCTCCTGGTATGTACTGGTGATTATAAAATCAGCATTATTCATGGCTATTAGGTCAGCAGTAAATTGGCATGAAAAGTGGTATTTATCCTCAAATTTCTTCCAATATAAATCTGAATCTGGATATTTTGTCTTCTCAAGTGCATGCGCGATTGTGCACTACACATATGAACATTCAAATCAATTTAAGTTGAATTCTCAGCTGTAGATAACATGAGCTTTCACATTTTGTAAGGCAAAGATGATAAAGAAGAGGGACAAGAACCTGGGTAACTCCCATTTTATAAGCCAATAAAGATGCAACAAGATTCCCATCACTGTAGTTTCCAATGATGAAATCAGGATACCCTTGTAACTCAGCAGCAATTTCACTTGCAACATCCTGTTGACATACATAACCATCAATATTAAATGAAATGCTAGCTCATGCAGCATGGTGAATTTCTAGACTCTTTAACATGTCTAAACTAAGATAAGAAATCATTTAAATCTTCATAATGGTTCCAGATCAGGTGAGCAATTCAAGCTATACATGTTGATGGATGACATTTACCTCTGCATAAGTCTCTAGATAAGGCCACACATCAAACCTTGAGATCCATTTACGGAGAGTTCCTGACTCTGATCTGAATGGAACTCGCAAAATATGAGTATGGTCAGTACCACTGACTCTTTCTAGCCGCTGGTTGCATGTTGTCCCCTTTGCATCAGGTATTAACCTGGTAACCTTCAGAACagaagagaattttaatttgaCTTTAACTGAAAAAACAATCAAATACAACAGCCTTATCAATATGAAGAACGTGACCCAACAAGTTACACTTACAATTAGAATTCTGGGAGTGAAATCAAGTCCTTGTTTCTTGATCCGAAGGAgcatctcattttcaagggcACGCACTTGATCTAGTATATAAACAACCTGCATATAAAACCTTCCATGTATGACGGTGcccatatatatgatatataactcaaacaatgcaagataaaaaagATGGAAACAACTAAGGAAAACAAGGACTAGAAAGAGGGGGCATTGAACAACATATGCATGTCCAGCTCAACTATTCTTTTCACTATATGACAAAGGAGATACCTGCCCACCAGTGTCAGGCAAACCCAAGACATTGGCTTGTCCAAAGTAGCCATGAGGAGATAATATAACAACATTGAATACCATTGGcactctcccaagaaaagtctCTAGTGTAGAAGGATCAGGAGCCTGAAGAATATCCAGTAGCAGATGCATCATTTCCAATACCCGTTCAGCAGTATCACCCCAACCTCTCTCAAAACCCATTCCTTGTAATCTACAATCAGAAAAGagtcaaaaggaaaaaaaaataaactaaaatgtcCTACAAAATTCTCACATCATTTGTATTGTAAAGTGAAGACATGTAAACCCATTATCAAACAGAAACTTACACATATTCAAACTCTGAATAGAGTGTATCACTAGCAAGCTTAGAAAGATAATCCTCAGCCTTGGCCAATGCAGACTGAAGATTGGAAATGGTTTGTACTCTCTCATTTATCATCAGAGCCTGTAACATGGATAACAAAGGAGAGAAATTTTTCACAATCTATAGATTCctcaaaccaaaataaaaaatacaattatgacTTGAGTACTCAGTTTAAGAGGATATATCTTTCAGAGAGGAAGGGAGGGAAAGAGAAATACAGGGCCAAGTTTCATTTTTGAAACAATAGTTGTTGTCATATAATATAATCACTTTATTAGAAGTGCATAACACAGCATACTCACATGGCCCTTGTATTTGTGAGCTCGGAGGAAATCAAGCAAGGGCTGCAAGGAATCCTTGTTGCGAAACATAATTGATGAAAGGTGGCGATTAAGAAATTGGACACCATTGCCAATGGATGCTGAGCGGGTTGGACGAGGAAACGTGGCATTAAATGGCTCAAAATCAAGCTCCAATACAAAATTCTCATTAATCCTAAAGCACAATACAAAACAGAAACAGACACTAAGTTACAGTCCAAGGGAAGAGGTTATTTCTTATAACGAAAGCTAAGCAGTATATTTCTTACTTTCCATCTACAAGTTCTTCCTTGAAGCTGAGATATTCGGAAATGCTTAATTGCTCCACGCTGAGATCAGAGACATTAACACGGACATATTCCCAAACACCAGGTCTTGGACGAACTGCTATTGCCACAAAAGGAGGCAAAACTATGGCTTCCTGTCACAAAAATAATGCTACACATTTTCATATCATATCTTAAATCTTCTAATGTGATTGTGAAGTAATTTTCCAGAATATGACAGTTACAATAAGGCTAAAGTTGgatgaaaattttcaattaatcacGTAGACAAGTAACAAACTAttcgattatttttttaaaaatcagatAAATAAACTGGACACACTTTCTAAAAATGGGACCTACATGAGAATTTACCAAACACTAACTAAACCGAAGTTAGGAGGTATAAGGTTGGCCAGTGGTTGGTTTGGGAAGGGTGAAAGAAGAAAGGATAGGAGAGAAGTCACCTGTTTGAATCTTCGactgaaatatttaataaaactaagAGACTAACATTTgtcgataaaaaataaataaataaactaaaccGCAGTTATGGTAGGGCAAGTGACCTTTGCAGACTTGACAATTTCACCAAAGGGACCGTTTTTAAGATCCACTATTGCTTCATCATCACCAGGGATGTTGTCAAGTTCATCAATCAAATTATGGGGTTGCAAAATCCCTTTCCCCTGAGCCACATACCTTCAAACAAGACAACAGGTATTCATTCACCAACACACTCATAGAAAGACATGGTGAAACAGAGATAGACCCACATGAGCATGTGCATCAAATATGAagaaaacaatattaattatgaattaataaagaaaaaaatggagttGATGAAGAAGCAAAATTACCTGGAGAGGAGAGAAATGAGTTCGTTACGGTGAGCAGAGAGAGTGTCTTCAACTCGGTCTCTGATACTGGAAATCCGACCAAGCTTTGGTTGCGTAGACATGACGATCACTATGTTTATATGTCTGTTAAGTTCTTCTTAATTGGCTGCAAAAACTGTCAGAGAGTGAATTTGGAGTTTGCAAGTGGGAAAAAGCATGAGTTAAAGAGAACTGTGACATGTTGTGCGGATCATAAGAGCCAAGTTTATATTATAGTGCAGAGAAACACAGGGAAGACGATATACGTGGCGATCAGTCATTATTTTCCTCCACATTATTGTCGTTTTATGAatagaatttatatttatatttatgtccttatattacttgataaatttaatattttatataattagtaaCTAGTGTTGGAcccccattttttattttatttcttttaaaagatgCTACATCAAACTAAAGTTAAAGACGTAGGAAAAAAGTCTAACTCGGAAGAtgctttaaatttaaaactcaGACTTAgagtttagaaaagaaaaaaaaaacacaaattatttgatagttttaatttaaaaaaaaaaaaaaactacaagcTAGCTATCATCTATGTTTCATTGTTTAACATTATCAGGATGAAAAATTAGAAAGCAGAGTatgcaatttattttaaaagcttACACATATTTGATAGGTAATTAATTGCATTGTTTCGTGATTGAAGAAAAGATAAATGTCGATAACATATTTATCAACACATTATCGTAGGCTGAAATTCATTAGAGATAATAAAATTGTGTAagccttttgttatttttcagaATAGGTTGTTTGTTTGAATAGAATTAAACTTCGGTTGGGTtggattaagattttaaaaattattttaatattaaaaaaattgtgaattttaaagattatttaaaaatattatgttttatcaagttttttctataagatttttttgatatttggattttaatgaatttatttcataagaatttaaaatatttgaaaaaactttggagattcataagatttaaaaaaattatgtgaatttttaaaaatatatttaaaattacaagaGTCAAAGAgtcagtgaa harbors:
- the LOC114407393 gene encoding sucrose synthase 2 gives rise to the protein MSTQPKLGRISSIRDRVEDTLSAHRNELISLLSRYVAQGKGILQPHNLIDELDNIPGDDEAIVDLKNGPFGEIVKSAKEAIVLPPFVAIAVRPRPGVWEYVRVNVSDLSVEQLSISEYLSFKEELVDGKINENFVLELDFEPFNATFPRPTRSASIGNGVQFLNRHLSSIMFRNKDSLQPLLDFLRAHKYKGHALMINERVQTISNLQSALAKAEDYLSKLASDTLYSEFEYVLQGMGFERGWGDTAERVLEMMHLLLDILQAPDPSTLETFLGRVPMVFNVVILSPHGYFGQANVLGLPDTGGQVVYILDQVRALENEMLLRIKKQGLDFTPRILIVTRLIPDAKGTTCNQRLERVSGTDHTHILRVPFRSESGTLRKWISRFDVWPYLETYAEDVASEIAAELQGYPDFIIGNYSDGNLVASLLAYKMGVTQCTIAHALEKTKYPDSDLYWKKFEDKYHFSCQFTADLIAMNNADFIITSTYQEIAGTKNTVGQYESHTGFTLPGLYRVVHGIDVFDPKFNIVSPGADMSIYFPYSEKQNRLTALHGSIEKLLFDPEQTDEYIGSLKDKSKPIIFSMARLDRVKNITGLVECFGKNSKLRELVNLVVVAGYIDVKKSSDREEIAEIEKMHELMKKYNLNGDFRWIAAQTNRARNGELYRYIADTQGAFIQPAFYEAFGLTVVEAMTCGLPTFATCHGGPAEIIEHGISGFHIDPYHPDQASELLVEFFQKSKEDPDHWKKISNGGLQRIYERYTWKIYSERLMTLAGVYSFWKYVSKLERRETRRYLEMFYILKFRDLANSVPLAKDDAS